The Mercurialis annua linkage group LG8, ddMerAnnu1.2, whole genome shotgun sequence genome window below encodes:
- the LOC126660439 gene encoding 7-deoxyloganetic acid glucosyl transferase-like: MEKISKPSPPHVIIFPFPAQGHVNSMLKLSEILSLAGINVTFINTHQNQERLFKFTDIQARFKKYSGFRFLTIQDGLDRDRSLKFDLKDLLQSMDRISKPEFKQLLVDIKPPVDCIIGDGVPGFILDIAIEAGIPIIHFRTISGCCFWVYFCILDMIQAGELPIRGEEDMNRLITKVPGMETFLRCRDLPSLCRTTNMEDYNLQVVMKATRKSRQAQALILNTFEDLEGPILSQIRDHCPKLYSIGPLHELLNLKLKESDHQSSNSLWEVDRNCMTWLDRQVTKSVIYISFGSIAVITKEQLVEFWHGIVNSKIPFLWVIRPDSVTNLNDGKFPEELLEEGEKDNGFIVKWAPQEEVLAHKSVGGFLTHSGWNSSLESIVSGVPMICWPYFADQQVNSRFVSEIWNLGLDMKDVCDRKIVEKMVNDLMVNKRDEFVKFSGRMAELARKSVGEGGSSWRNLDRLIEHIRMISMQGHQ; this comes from the exons atggaaaaaatctCAAAACCTTCACCTCCACATGTAATAATATTTCCTTTTCCGGCACAAGGTCATGTAAACTCCATGCTCAAGCTATCTGAGATTTTAAGTCTCGCCGGAATTAATGTCACCTTCATAAACACGCATCAAAATCAAGAACGTCTTTTCAAATTTACGGATATTCAAGCGCGTTTCAAGAAATATTCAGGTTTCCGATTCCTGACGATTCAAGACGGTCTTGACAGAGATCGTTCACTTAAATTTGATCTGAAGGATTTGCTGCAGTCGATGGACCGGATTAGCAAGCCCGAATTCAAACAATTGCTTGTCGATATTAAGCCGCCGGTTGATTGTATCATCGGAGACGGAGTTCCGGGATTTATACTTGACATTGCTATTGAGGCTGGAATTCCAATTATTCATTTTCGAACTATCAGTGGCTGTTGCTTTTGGGTTTATTTTTGTATTCTTGACATGATTCAAGCTGGTGAACTTCCTATCAGAG GAGAAGAAGACATGAATAGACTTATTACAAAAGTTCCGGGAATGGAAACTTTTCTCCGATGCAGAGATCTTCCAAGCTTGTGCAGAACTACTAACATGGAGGATTATAATCTCCAAGTAGTAATGAAGGCGACAAGAAAATCTCGGCAAGCACAAGCACTGATTCTCAATACATTCGAAGACCTCGAAGGACCAATATTATCACAAATCCGTGATCATTGTCCCAAACTCtattctattggacctcttCACGAGCTTTTAAATTTGAAACTTAAGGAATCGGATCATCAATCTTCGAATAGTCTATGGGAAGTCGACAGAAACTGCATGACCTGGCTTGATCGTCAAGTAACGAAATCCGTTATCTATATCAGCTTTGGCAGCATTGCAGTAATAACAAAAGAACAACTCGTCGAGTTTTGGCACGGAATTGTTAATAGCAAGATTCCATTTTTATGGGTTATAAGACCCGACTCTGTTACCAATTTAAACGACGGAAAATTTCCTGAAGAGCTTCTAGAAGAAGGTGAAAAAGATAATGGATTTATAGTAAAATGGGCGCCGCAAGAAGAGGTGTTGGCGCATAAATCAGTTGGCGGATTTTTGACGCATAGCGGATGGAATTCGAGTTTAGAGAGTATAGTTTCCGGTGTTCCAATGATTTGCTGGCCGTATTTTGCCGATCAACAAGTGAATAGTAGATTTGTTAGTGAGATTTGGAATTTGGGATTGGACATGAAGGATGTTTGTGATAGAAAAATTGTTGAAAAAATGGTGAACGATCTTATGGTAAATAAGAGGGAtgagtttgtaaaattttctgGTAGAATGGCAGAATTAGCGAGGAAGAGTGTGGGTGAGGGTGGGTCTTCGTGGAGAAATCTGGATCGTTTGATTGAACATATAAGGATGATTAGTATGCAAGGACATCAATGA
- the LOC130014763 gene encoding 7-deoxyloganetic acid glucosyl transferase-like → MEKISKPSPPHVIIFPFPAQGHVNSMLKLSEILSLAGINVTFINTHQNQERLFKFTDIQARFKKYSGFRFLTIQDGLDRDRSLKFDLKDLLQSMDRTSKPEFKQLLVDIKPRVDCIIGDGVPGFILDIAVEVGIPIIHFRTISGCCFWVYFCILDMIQAGELPIRGEEDMNRLITKVPGMKTFLRCRDLPSLCRTTNMEDYNLQVVMKATRKSRQAQALILNTFEDLEGPILSQIRDHCPKLYSIGPLHELLNLKLKESDHQSSNSLWEVDRNCMTWLDRQVTKSVIYISFGSIAVITKEQLVEFWHGIVNSKIPFLWVIRPDSVTNLNDGKFPEELLEEGEKDNGFIVKWAPQEEVLAHKSVGGFLTHSGWNSSLESIVSGVPMICWPYFADQQVNSRFVSEIWNLGLDMKDVCDRKIVEKMVNDLMVNKRDEFVKFSGRMAELARKSVSEGGSSWRNLDRLIEHIRMINMQGHHE, encoded by the exons atggaaaaaatctCAAAACCTTCACCTCCACATGTAATAATATTTCCTTTTCCGGCACAAGGTCATGTAAACTCCATGCTCAAGCTATCTGAGATTTTAAGTCTCGCCGGAATTAATGTCACCTTCATAAACACGCATCAAAATCAAGAACGTCTTTTCAAATTTACGGATATTCAAGCGCGTTTCAAGAAATATTCAGGTTTCCGATTCCTGACGATTCAAGACGGTCTTGACAGAGATCGTTCACTTAAATTTGATCTGAAGGATTTGCTGCAGTCGATGGACCGGACTAGCAAGCCCGAATTCAAACAATTGCTTGTCGATATTAAGCCGCGGGTTGATTGTATCATCGGAGACGGAGTTCCGGGATTTATACTTGACATTGCTGTGGAGGTTGGAATTCCAATTATACATTTTCGAACTATCAGTGGCTGTTGCTTTTGGGTTTATTTTTGTATTCTTGACATGATTCAAGCTGGTGAACTTCCTATCAGAG GAGAAGAAGACATGAATAGACTTATTACAAAAGTTCCGGGAATGAAAACTTTTCTCCGATGCAGAGATCTTCCAAGCTTGTGCAGAACTACTAACATGGAGGATTATAATCTCCAAGTAGTAATGAAGGCGACAAGAAAATCTCGGCAAGCACAAGCACTGATTCTCAATACATTCGAAGACCTCGAAGGACCAATATTATCACAAATCCGTGATCATTGTCCCAAACTCtattctattggacctcttCACGAGCTTTTAAATTTGAAACTTAAGGAATCGGATCATCAATCTTCGAATAGTCTATGGGAAGTCGACAGAAACTGCATGACCTGGCTTGATCGTCAAGTAACGAAATCCGTTATCTATATCAGCTTTGGCAGCATTGCAGTAATAACAAAAGAACAACTCGTCGAGTTTTGGCACGGAATTGTTAATAGCAAGATTCCATTTTTATGGGTTATAAGACCCGACTCTGTTACCAATTTAAACGACGGAAAATTTCCTGAAGAGCTTCTAGAAGAAGGTGAAAAAGATAATGGATTTATAGTAAAATGGGCGCCGCAAGAAGAGGTGTTAGCGCATAAATCAGTTGGCGGATTTTTGACGCATAGCGGATGGAATTCGAGTTTAGAGAGTATAGTTTCCGGTGTTCCAATGATTTGCTGGCCGTATTTTGCTGATCAACAAGTGAATAGTAGATTTGTTAGTGAGATTTGGAATTTGGGATTGGACATGAAGGATGTTTGTGATAGAAAAATTGTTGAAAAAATGGTGAACGATCTTATGGTAAATAAGAGGGAtgagtttgtaaaattttctgGTAGAATGGCAGAATTAGCGAGGAAGAGTGTGAGTGAGGGTGGGTCTTCGTGGAGAAATCTGGATCGTTTGATTGAACATATAAGGATGATTAATATGCAAGGACATCATGAGTAG